In Ipomoea triloba cultivar NCNSP0323 chromosome 15, ASM357664v1, one genomic interval encodes:
- the LOC116007216 gene encoding glutathione synthetase, chloroplastic yields the protein MGAGHSWCCSDSLSSLHSTATSLPSPTALYSFKSHSNVFPLHSFPRILQTHIPKSAHIAMSQSPSPTPLPLNCSRAAETHGEEGSIDAILDPHKIDPNLLQTLSYDALVWSSLRGLLVGDRNSQRSGSVPGVGLVHAPFALLPTSFPEGHWKQACEVAPIFNELVDRVSQDGEFLQETLSRTKKVDDFTSNLLDIHSKMLEINKKEEIRLGLHRSDYMLDEQTKLLLQIELNTISSSFPGLSCLVSELHRSLLQQHKKHLALDPDKIPKNNAVVRFVEALAKAWNEYNNPRAVVMFVVQTEERNMYDQHWLSSVLQERHHITTIRKTLAEIDALGELLPDGTLVVDGQVIAVVYFRAGYAPSDYHSESEWRARLLMEQSCAVKCPSISYHLAGTKKVQQELAKPNVLERFLENKDDISKLRKCFAGLWSLDESDVIKDAIQRPELYVMKPQREGGGNNIYGDDVREILEKLQKEGTGSDAAYILMQRIFPALSPAILMREGIPHKEQAISELGIYGAYLRNKTEVVINENCGYLMRTKVSSSNEGGVAAGFAVLDSIYLV from the exons ATGGGCGCTGGCCACTCGTGGTGCTGTTCTGATTCCCTTTCTTCTCTGCACAGCACAGCCACTTCCCTCCCCTCCCCTACTGCTCTTTATAGTTTCAAATCACATTCAAACGTCTTTCCACTTCACTCTTTCCCCAGAATCTTGCAAACCCATATTCCAAAGTCTGCCCATATTGCCATGTCTCAATCTCCATCGCCAACACCTTTGCCATTGAATTGTAGCAGGGCGGCTGAGACCCACGGTGAGGAAGGTTCGATTGACGCCATTCTTGATCCTCACAAAATTGACCCCAATTTGCTCCAGACTCTGTCGTACGATGCTCTTGTCTGGAGTTCCCTCCGTGGTCTCCTTGTTGGTGACAGAAATTCTCAG AGATCAGGAAGTGTTCCTGGTGTGGGTTTAGTTCATGCTCCATTTGCCTTATTGCCCACATCATTTCCTGAAGGTCATTGGAAACAAGCTTGTGAAGTTGCTCCTATTTTTAATGAACTGGTTGATCGTGTGAGCCAGGATGGGGAATTTCTACAGGAAACACTCTCCAG AACAAAGAAAGTTGATGATTTCACATCCAACCTCCTAGATATCCATTCTAAAATGTTGGAGATTAATAAGAAAGAG GAAATACGCTTGGGGTTACACCGTTCAGATTATATGCTAGACGAACAAACTAAATTACTTCTGCAAATAGAGCTCAATACAATTTCTTCATCATTTCCTGGACTAAGTTGTCTTGTCAGTGAGCTTCacag GAGTTTACTTCAGCAGCATAAGAAACATCTTGCATTAGATCCTGACAAAATTCCCAAAAACAATGCTGTGGTTCGGTTCGTTGAAGCACTAGCTAAAGCTTGGAATGAATACAACAACCCCAG GGCTGTAGTTATGTTTGTGGTTCAGACTGAAGAGCGGAACATGTATGATCAGCATTGGCTTTCTTCAGTACTGCAAGAAAG ACATCATATTACAACTATCCGGAAGACACTAGCAGAGATTGATGCACTTGGAGAGCTTTTACCCGATGGTACACTTGTCGT AGATGGTCAAGTCATTGCGGTTGTGTATTTTAGAGCAGGATATGCTCCCAGTGATTACCACTCTGAATCT GAATGGAGAGCAAGGCTTCTTATGGAGCAGTCGTGTGCTGTTAAGTGCCCTTCAATTTCGTATCATTTAGCAGGTACCAAGAAAGTTCAGCAAGAGCTAGCAAAGCCCAATGTTCTTGAGAG GTTTCTAGAAAACAAAGACGACATTTCCAAATTGCGGAAATGCTTTGCAGGGCTGTGGAGCCTTGACGAGTCAGATGTGATTAAGGATGCAATTCAAAGACCTGAATTATATGTTATGAAACCTCAACGAGAAGGAGGAG GGAACAATATCTACGGGGACGATGTGAGAGAAATTCTTGAGAAGTTGCAGAAAGAAGGCACTGGAAGCGATGCCGCTTACATCCTCATGCAGAGGATTTTCCCGGCCTTGTCTCCAGCGATTTTGATGCGAGAGGGCATTCCTCACAAAGAGCAAGCCATATCTGAACTCGGTATATATGGTGCTTATTTAAG GAATAAAACGGAGGTGGTAATAAACGAGAATTGTGGTTACCTGATGCGGACAAAGGTGTCGTCTTCAAACGAGGGCGGGGTTGCTGCTGGGTTTGCGGTTTTAGACAGTATATATTTGGTTTGA
- the LOC116005604 gene encoding uncharacterized protein LOC116005604 produces MAHPSDQRLCSQGAVRCVVIFVGLFLVLYIVRPSILWSSNLRSSVLDSCPLCSCDCDEDSTLPLPLDVLNSSFADCAKDNPEMNEEMKKDIITLLSEEINLLKNVTSDSLEHTNALITGAKRASSHYQREAEKCNTGMETCEEARERAQAALIEERKLSELWESRARDFGWNDE; encoded by the exons ATGGCTCATCCATCAGACCAGAGGTTGTGTAGCCAAGGGGCGGTAAGATGTGTGGTGATCTTTGTGGGCTTGTTTCTGGTTCTTTATATTGTGAGGCCATCGATCCTCTGGAGCTCCAATTTGAGGTCAAGTGTTTTGGATTCATGTCCCTTGTGTTCTTGCGATTGTGATGAGGATTCCACACTCCCCTTGCCTTTGG ATGTTTTGAACAGCTCATTTGCAG ACTGTGCTAAAGACAATCCTGAAATGAATGAGGAAATGAAAAAGGACATCATCACCTTACTATCGGAGGAGATTAACTTGTTGAAGAACGTAACAAGCGATAGCTTGGAGCATACGAACGCCCTAATTACAGGTGCCAAGAGAGCATCTTCGCACTACCAACGAGAAGCAGAGAAATGCAACACGGGGATGGAAACGTGTGAAGAAGCTAGAGAAAGGGCTCAAGCGGCATTAATAGAAGAGCGCAAGCTCTCCGAACTGTGGGAGAGTCGGGCCAGGGATTTCGGGTGGAACGATGAGTAG